Proteins encoded within one genomic window of Plasmodium cynomolgi strain B DNA, chromosome 11, whole genome shotgun sequence:
- a CDS encoding hypothetical protein (putative), which yields MYLSKEKKDHEEEGKRGVGAKNPSSQRNRKYGRNAKHPASVYNNRYINKFHKRNSDLRTKKGNHGMMTFGNLSLNSSHQHMKAENIKANQIYFSKNSINRSSKDITRTTVYKKNYFGQDNINYNTFINSQTPVCSFHIEKTEEDIKNQNKFNETVYRSNDKNVLKEETNSLFPSFVEEVNFTNHLVQLSAILVLSNNDKIFNNLEFEGKTTPSPNDCNLCIYVNVINKYTSQYYKQLYPVSYNFKNRLLFATPSSSSVVDSSLLVDKIIIKGNFKTLSLIVLGQPEEITDALISYRENLLDGNLRSKIGEDTLDVENIDLEKDDLYVPRRPVDIRTYNINTLIDEKLISKQPSEGNYFDKIDWPLGGTQDEGGGPSKLGGIGEIGQPGESHHPQQLLRLKHLSDLLEEQFLKNNADQIANSNCEDATKGEKNEDDHNSPLESKQINGENIEATQTKQSQEHTSDVIDMNEKESEKNPIKKESMTCFIPPDNELIIKILNEFTELYKIRKYISKDDCITYRKIIKYGMMWIFYIFNQIKKDQDNFLFNYAKYTEIKTCDILGCLLLLRRCALYSELAKDLIHMNFNSHMIYMDPQHPHVLINLVDMLSVNNVYFFSSWKIKTSILKSLIALISDAYVMSHFCSY from the exons ATGTACCTGAgcaaggaaaagaaggaccacgaggaggaggggaaacGAGGCGTGGGGGCAAAAAACCCATCAAGCCAAAGAAACAGAAAGTATGGAAGAAATGCAAAACATCCCGCATCAGTATATAACAATAgatatattaacaaatttcATAAAAGAAACAGTGACCTtcggacaaaaaaagggaaccatGGAATGATGACCTTTGGAAATTTATCCCTAAATAGTAGCCACCAACATATGAAGgcagaaaatataaaagccAATCAAATATACTTTAGCAAAAATAGCATCAATAGAAGTAGCAAGGATATCACAAGAACGActgtttataaaaaaaattacttcggACAGGATAACATTAATTATAATACTTTCATAAATTCACAAACACCTGTCTGTTCATTTCatatagaaaaaacagaagaagacataaaaaatcaaaacaaatttaacgAGACTGTGTACAGAAGTAAcgataaaaatgtactaaAAGAAGAGACCAACTCTCTCTTCCCTTCTTTTGTTGAAGAAGTAAATTTTACAAACCACCTAGTTCAGTTATCTGCCATTCTTGTCCTCTccaataatgataaaatttttaacaacttAGAATTTGAAGGGAAGACCACCCCCTCTCCTAATGACTGCAATTTGTGCATCTATGTCAATGTAATAAATAAGTACACCTCTCAGTATTACAAGCAGCTTTATCCTGTgtcttataattttaaaaatcggCTTTTGTTTGCTACTCCAAGTAGTTCCTCTGTTGTCGATTCTTCTCTCCTCGTTGACAAAATAATCATTAAGGGGAATTTCAAGACCCTCTCTCTCATCGTGTTGGGTCAACCGGAGGAAATAACCGACGCGTTGAT ATCCTACCGAGAAAACCTCCTAGACGGTAACCTCAGGAGCAAGATCGGCGAAGACACACTTGACGTTGAAAACATAGACTTGGAGAAGGACGATTTGTATGTCCCCAGGAGACCCGTCGATATTAGAACGTATAACATCAACACGCTTATTGATGAGAAGCTCATTTCGAAGCAGCCCAGTGAGGGAAATTATTTCGACAAAATTGATTGGCCCCTCGGGGGTACACAGGATGAGGGCGGTGGACCCAGCAAACTGGGCGGAATTGGTGAAATTGGCCAACCTGGGGAATCGCACCATCCGCAGCAACTGCTTCGACTGAAGCACCTGTCTGACCTCCTAGAGGAACAGTtcctaaaaaataatgcGGATCAGATTGCAAACTCAAACTGTGAAGATGCcacgaaaggggaaaaaaatgaagacgaCCATAATAGCCCCCTCGAAAGTAAGCAGATAAATGGGGAAAACATCGAAGCGACACAAACAAAACAATCGCAGGAACACACCAGTGATGTCATTGACAtgaacgaaaaggaaagtgaaaaaaatcccaTCAAAAAAGAGAGCATGACATGCTTCATCCCACCGGACAATGAACTCATAATAAAGATACTAAACGAATTTACCGAATTGTATAAAATCAGAAAATACATTTCAAAGGACGATTGCATAACGTAtaggaaaattattaaatatggGATGATGTGGATCTTCTACATATtcaatcaaataaaaaaagatcagGACaactttctttttaactATGCAAAGTACACCGAAATTAAGACGTGCGATATATTAGGTTGTTTGTTATTACTTAGGAGATGTGCACTTTATTCCGAGCTAGCCAAGGACCTAATACATATGAATTTCAATTCGCACATGATTTATATGGACCCCCAACACCCCCATGTCTTGATCAATTTAGTTGACATGCTCAGTGTTAATAACGTTTACTTCTTTTCGTCCTGGAAAATTAAGacctccattttgaaatCCCTCATCGCGCTCATATCAGATGCCTATGTCATGAGTCACTTTTGCAGCTAT